In the Candidatus Eisenbacteria bacterium genome, one interval contains:
- a CDS encoding M23 family metallopeptidase, giving the protein MKFPIDKMEPIGFKFGEPYPNNSFFRKNGLSGKPHLGIDIICPIGTTIKAPESGVARALWNTDGGNVVELIGTYTHRLMHLEYPGNSGKVSEGETLGKSGNTGKSSKPHCHWDVRRNGTTINFANFIDPLSLIIEGGKVTEDQYAQTYYELAGNLWKHGHPGKTPNEESLKNDCRDAARRRFDGEIYAFNSYVDKWLRGD; this is encoded by the coding sequence ATGAAATTCCCGATCGACAAAATGGAGCCTATTGGGTTCAAATTCGGTGAGCCTTATCCAAACAATTCTTTCTTTAGAAAAAATGGCTTATCCGGGAAGCCACACCTGGGCATTGACATCATCTGCCCGATAGGTACCACAATAAAGGCACCTGAGAGCGGTGTTGCTCGTGCCTTATGGAATACTGATGGTGGCAATGTCGTTGAACTGATCGGAACATATACCCATCGTCTCATGCATTTAGAATATCCAGGGAATAGTGGGAAAGTCAGTGAAGGTGAAACCCTTGGTAAATCTGGAAATACCGGAAAATCATCGAAACCTCATTGTCATTGGGATGTTCGTAGAAATGGCACTACCATCAATTTCGCAAATTTCATTGATCCACTATCGTTGATAATAGAAGGAGGTAAAGTGACAGAAGACCAATACGCGCAGACGTACTATGAATTAGCCGGGAACCTATGGAAGCATGGCCATCCTGGAAAGACTCCTAACGAAGAGAGCCTGAAGAATGACTGTCGGGATGCTGCTCGCCGTAGGTTCGATGGCGAGATCTATGCGTTCAATAGCTATGTGGATAAGTGGTTGAGAGGAGACTAA